From Alphaproteobacteria bacterium, a single genomic window includes:
- the secE gene encoding preprotein translocase subunit SecE, with the protein MANPGEFIRQVRQEASKVTWPTRKETGITTMMVFLMVAIAAVFFFVVDQALAFGVRFILGLGG; encoded by the coding sequence ATGGCAAATCCCGGCGAGTTTATCCGCCAGGTCCGACAGGAAGCGTCCAAGGTGACTTGGCCGACGCGCAAGGAAACCGGGATCACCACGATGATGGTGTTCCTGATGGTGGCCATTGCGGCGGTATTCTTCTTCGTCGTCGATCAGGCCCTGGCGTTCGGCGTCCGGTTTATCCTCGGTCTGGGAGGGTAG